From Sporolactobacillus pectinivorans:
ATCCGAAGGGGTATGAATCCATGATTCATTTTTTCCGTTCCTCCGCCTGGTCTCTGGATGAGCTGCGTCACCAGTGGTTGCGTGTTGTTCTCAAGGTTGCACCGCTCAGACGGGAGGGTGAAGCGGTCATTCTTGTTGGGGACGGCGTTAAACAGGCGAAAGAAGCACGCTTCATGCCCGGTGTGAAGAAACTGTATCAGGAATCCGAGGATGTGTCCAAGTCTGCCTTCATCTTTGGGCATCTCTGGGGATCCGTTGGCCTTCTCATTGGAGACGCCGGAAAAACGTTTTGTCTGCCACTCTCTCTTCGTCTTCATGATGGTATTCAGACGATTCACCAGTGGGAAAATGACGGTGAAGCACAGGGCTCCCATGTCGTGCAGATGATTGATCAAGGATTTTCAGCCGCTCGAGTGTTGGGGCGCGCGTTGTTTTTACTCGATCGCTATTTCTTGTCCGTGCCTGCCCTCCGTCGTTTGAATCAGCGGAATCAGGAAGAGCGCACGCGATTGGATCTGGTCACCAAAGCCAAAACTTCCTGTGTGGCTTATGAACATCCCGTTCAAACTGGAGGCCGGGGACGTCCACGAAAGAAAGGAACCCGTCTCAAAGTGAACACGTTGTTTGACACGCAAGCGAATCAATTCCAGGCCACCCGCCTGTCGCTGTACGACAAAGAAGAGAGGATATCCTATCTCTGTCGGGATCTGCTTTGGGGTCAGGGACTGTATCAAGACCTGCGCTTTGTGCTCGTGGTCATGGGTGGACGACGATCCATTCTGGTCAGTACGGATCCATCCCTGGAACCGGAGACCATCATCCGACTATACGCACGTCGCTTCACCACGGAAACGACTTTTCGCGCGCTGAAACAGTCACTCGGTGCTTTTACCTATCATTTTTGGAGTCGGTCAATGCCCAAATTGAACCGTTATCGCAAATCGGATGAAGCCGAACCGTTGGATCAAGTGACCGAAGAAAACGTGCAAAAACGAATTTGTCAAACCGTCAAAGCCATCGAAGGTTTTATGATGTGCAGTTGCATCGCAATGGGCCTACTTCAAATGATTGCGTTGCGCAAGGAAAACAAACGACAAAACAAAGCTTTTCGTTTTTTACGGACACCGTCCAAGAGAGCAGCCTCAGAGGCAACGATTATGGCCTATTTACGTCAGACGATTTTTCAACGGTTTGCACAAAATCAGCATTTAACCATAACGCAAATAATTCAAGAAAAGCAGGAAACACCTGAGGTACATGACGAGTTACTGATTTCTTAGTGGTTTAAAACTTTTGACTGTCCAGCTATTTATAGAACAGGTTAATATCCTTTTCATCAAGAAGATAGTGCATAACTTCATATCTTCCGTTTCCTTCATGTTCTTTTGGCCACAGCTCCCACCCTCTGTCAATCACTTCCGCACGCAATTCATCAAAATCGTCTTCGGCGTCCTCCGCTGCACGATAGGTACGGATGTAAATAAAAAACAGCAGCAAACCGGCTGCTCCAATCAGCCAACTTGACGGTTCACTAATGATCTGAGCAATGCCGTGAAGCGTAGTCAGCCGCTGGTTTCTGACAATAAAGAAATAAAGAACAAAAATGCAGCCGGATACCATCAGAAAAATACCAGCAATAGACTGCCGTTTCTTCCAAAAAGTTTCCTTTTCTTTCCTTTTTATCAGTTCCTGAAGAATCTCAAAAGTCAGAGCCGGAAGCATCCCTTTATCTTTCATTGTATCCAGTGACACGTGCCCACCCCCTCAAATAGGGTATGCATCAGAATACGCATTTAGGACAATCCTGTTTTTTCACCGACCATCCATCGATCAGCCATTTTCTTCTGTGCCGTCACAACAGAACAATTGATGCAGCCTTTCTTTCCAGTCTAATTCCAGAGCGGCCATCTCTTCGTCCCGATCTGTTCTACGCTGAAATTTTTCAATATCGATACCGCACCGGTCACAGCAAAGATCCGGTTTCTGTTCCAGCGTTTCATCAAAGTATTTTAGGCAGGAAGCCCTCCGACAGTCCGTTTCCTGGATCCAGGAACGCATGCGATTCAGGTCTTCAAGCTGGGCTGAACGACGCTTTTCAATTTGTCTGATGCACGGCTCATAAAGCGAACGATAGGGCTGACTTGCCGGTTTTGTTCTTACACGTTCAAGAATAAATCGTGCGGCAGTCTCACTAGCCCCCGCGTGCTGCATCGACTCGATGAAACGGTCAGGTTCTTGAAACGGGTGATACAGCCCTTGGTCAAGCTGACTCAGAACAAATTTTACAAGTGATTTCGAAGGATAATTACTGTCGATCAATGCCTCAGGCAACCGGTCATCTTC
This genomic window contains:
- a CDS encoding transposase, encoding MLKYIDSVLLLFRSRFHRFAAFQWFVVIITGLMIRSDCLGVTSVIRDLALHPKGYESMIHFFRSSAWSLDELRHQWLRVVLKVAPLRREGEAVILVGDGVKQAKEARFMPGVKKLYQESEDVSKSAFIFGHLWGSVGLLIGDAGKTFCLPLSLRLHDGIQTIHQWENDGEAQGSHVVQMIDQGFSAARVLGRALFLLDRYFLSVPALRRLNQRNQEERTRLDLVTKAKTSCVAYEHPVQTGGRGRPRKKGTRLKVNTLFDTQANQFQATRLSLYDKEERISYLCRDLLWGQGLYQDLRFVLVVMGGRRSILVSTDPSLEPETIIRLYARRFTTETTFRALKQSLGAFTYHFWSRSMPKLNRYRKSDEAEPLDQVTEENVQKRICQTVKAIEGFMMCSCIAMGLLQMIALRKENKRQNKAFRFLRTPSKRAASEATIMAYLRQTIFQRFAQNQHLTITQIIQEKQETPEVHDELLIS
- a CDS encoding DUF2663 family protein, coding for MSLDTMKDKGMLPALTFEILQELIKRKEKETFWKKRQSIAGIFLMVSGCIFVLYFFIVRNQRLTTLHGIAQIISEPSSWLIGAAGLLLFFIYIRTYRAAEDAEDDFDELRAEVIDRGWELWPKEHEGNGRYEVMHYLLDEKDINLFYK